DNA sequence from the Coffea eugenioides isolate CCC68of chromosome 9, Ceug_1.0, whole genome shotgun sequence genome:
GCAGAAACGTATAAGCAAATTGAGTCTTGTTCTGTCTTTTTCCGACAGAGACAGGATATCTTTCCTCTCCGATGTTGATAGGATCTTGAGCTGGCATTAGGGTCCAAATGGACTTATAGCCTTTAGTCTCGTGGCCTTGGCAGCTGCCCCAAATCAGTTCCTCGGACTTGGTTAAGAATGTTTGCAAATGTCCAAACACTCCAATTTTGTTTCTTAAAATCGATGTCTTACTCTTAACCGTTGCGTACTTTTTCAAGTCACTCCTGATCGTCGTGTTTGTGTGATATTCTATGTACGTTTCTTGCAATTCGATCCCTTCTGCCTGTTTTAATTTCAGCTTCTTCCAAGCTGCTAAAATGGACTTCAAgaatgatgatgaagatgaggGTACTGCAACTTGTAGTAGATTTGAGAAGCTGAAGAAATCAGAAGATCAGCAAGATTTGTTGAGTGGCTTGCCTGATGAGATTTTGCTGCATATACTTTCCTTTCTACCGTTAGAGGATGCTGTAAAGACGGTCCTGATTCGAAGATTTGGAAACCTGTGGCGCAGTATTCgaattcttgattttgatcagtgcctgaaccattcCTGCTACAACGGTCCTTATTGCAATCAAAAGCTCATGAACTTGATCCATCAAGTAGTGAAATTCAATGAGAGCAGAACCCTGGAGAAACTGCGTCTAAAGTTCGCTTTCCACAAGGGTTATGACAGTATTCTTGAAGATCAATGGCTGAAAAGTACTTCTAATGAAATCGATTCGCTAGTTCGTTTTGCAGCAAGCAAGAAAGTGAAAGTTCTTGATCTTGATTTACTGGGGTGTGGTTTCATTGAGCTCGTTGAAGATTACTCTGTCCCTGATGTTGTTTTCAGAAGTGATCACTTGATTGAACTAAGGTTGGCCGCTTGCAATATCGAATTGCAGGGAGAGATTAGTTTGAAATCGGTCAAGATCTTGTCCTTGAAGGATATTGAGTTGAATGATAACATGATGGAGAAGATCTTACTTGGCTGTCCATCACTTGAAGATTTAACTCTGATAGGTTGCTATGGTTTGACAAATTTGAATTGCAGCAACAATCCGAATCTAAAGAAGCTGAATCTTGTTCTGCACTTGGGGAAGACCTTGACAATCCGAATGGAATACTGCATTATCAGTGGAGAATTCTAAATGCTTAGAGGGTGGTGCCAAGCAATTGAATCTACCATCAGCTATTGAtgcctttttcttcattggcTCAAGATTCAGGTGGGAGAGAAAGAAGCATAATGAGGTTAAAAGGCAACTCCAGAAGTCCAGTTTTTGCAGTACTTGCACACCATCTTCCTCCCCTTGCATTTTGGTAAGCTTTTGATCTGTCTCCTCTTCTTGCCTTGACCATTCATTCCTTTAGGTTAACTTCAATTTGCCTTCTTTAAAATGTGGACTTCAATCACTTAATTACACAGAGCAATTATGCAGAGCCAATTTGGCCTATTAAGTATTTGGATTAATTAGATCTTAAATGCTCCTTCAATTAATACGTGTTGTCAGCTGGATAGATCTTAAATTCATCTTAGCTTTGATTTTCAAGGTTCCAGAATCCTTCAGGTTCAGCTGCTTGAATCCAAATCCTTTGAAGATTTTTGTCTATGTTCTGAATGCGTTGAATAATCTACTACTTACCTCAACTTTTGAAAATAGCACAACccttggaattttttttttatttttttttttgttgtaaacCGGTCATAATTCATaattatgaaaaataaaatgaattagaTTCGATTTTACTTTCTTATGAATATGAAATCAATTATCTTGGCTTGGATATATTATATCAAGAATTGCTAGACTTTCAAAATGATTCAACTCTTAATGAATTCTTGTTTAAAGGTTATGTTTCAATCTCAAATTTATATGCGCTCAATGTTTGAATCATTTTTGTACCATATTTTTGTTAGTATTTTATATCCGCCACCCTTATTTCAACTTTATATAAGATGaagggaaaataaaaaaggaattATCCCTGGCATTATAATATAGACTTCCACAGCTTAATTAATATATTTGTATATTCCCAAGAGTATATTCAAGTGTCTCAGGTCacatcaaattgattttctGCAGCTGTTTTTGGATCAAATACGTTTGGATTGGTGTTTTTGAGTGTTTTGAAAAACTATTTGTAGTAAATTTATCAAAAACAATTCAAAAAccaatccaaacaatatatacaatgaaatatatttcaattatgcatatttaatatattttaataagtatatttcaatttgtatatttaattatgtatatatcaattatattttaattatatattttaatatgtatatttcaatatatatattaatatattattcAATTAacactttatatatatattatatttatattatattaatttatattgtatacaaatataaatattaatttaatatataaataataaatattttttcattttctataaTAAATATAACTTGTTATTATCAATATAAACCCAAATAtccaaaaatatatattaatattttattaatttttcataattttattttattaattataaTATAAcataatttataaaatttttgtattttattatttaaactacTAAAAGTCAAAATTTATATAAGTTAATCTGCATCTTGTCTTAATTACaatattttaactttttaaacCACGGCTTCAAATCATTAAAAAAGAGATgcataccaaaaaaaaaggtagcCACAACTATAGGTGTAAAAGATCAAAAAAATGTTGATAGAACATTAATTTGCAGGCAACCACTTTGTCACCAC
Encoded proteins:
- the LOC113783189 gene encoding putative F-box/LRR-repeat protein At3g28410, with the protein product MDFKNDDEDEGTATCSRFEKLKKSEDQQDLLSGLPDEILLHILSFLPLEDAVKTVLIRRFGNLWRSIRILDFDQCLNHSCYNGPYCNQKLMNLIHQVVKFNESRTLEKLRLKFAFHKGYDSILEDQWLKSTSNEIDSLVRFAASKKVKVLDLDLLGCGFIELVEDYSVPDVVFRSDHLIELRLAACNIELQGEISLKSVKILSLKDIELNDNMMEKILLGCPSLEDLTLIGCYGLTNLNCSNNPNLKKLNLVLHLGKTLTIRMEYCIISGEF